Proteins from one Anastrepha obliqua isolate idAnaObli1 chromosome 2, idAnaObli1_1.0, whole genome shotgun sequence genomic window:
- the LOC129238065 gene encoding serine protease persephone-like, translated as MMLVIILFACLALGGAAQLEETDVCKTAHYKGNCAVIRNCPQLPASMNAMGLTSNDVGHCGFTEFEEIICCPNSAVTSTTTAKPSDITTTAPLPGNMKSRILNLVRPADRACSKIEELLMPSSINHILGGEAVAFAEYPHMAKIVYDVEDMACGGTLIDKRFVLTAAHCIIPKGMKPIKVILGVTDFNDTEQWQGRLEIDIKATYVPQNYSSFSHYFDIGLIELARDADFSVKVYPTCLHTDPTDLPENTETIVTGWGRTESNSLSKHLMAAKLNLIPLPECNATLKYYIDRRLRHGIDETQLCALAPGKDACWGDSGGPLQIIKDKAYNNYRVVGVVSFGLVCGENLPGVYIRVREFLDFIESIVWPEG; from the exons ATGATGTTGgtgattattttatttgcttgcttGGCACTCGGAGGAGCAGCTCAATTAGAAG aaaCTGACGTATGTAAAACGGCACACTATAAGGGAAATTGTGCTGTCATCCGAAATTGTCCGCAACTACCCGCTTCTATGAACGCAATGGGTCTCACCAGTAACGATGTTGGCCATTGTGGTTTTACTGAATTTGAGGAGATTATTTGTTGTCC gaACAGTGCAGTAACCAGTACCACTACAGCAAAGCCGTCGGATATTACTACCACAGCACCACTGCCAGG CAACATGAAGTCACGTATACTCAATTTAGTTCGCCCGGCTGATCGTG caTGCAGCAAAATTGAAGAGCTTCTGATGCCAAGCTCAATAAATCATATACTTGGAGGCGAGGCTGTGGCCTTCGCAGAATATCCGCATATGGCGAAAATTGTTTATGACGTCGAAGATATGGCTTGTGGTGGGACGTTGATTGATAAACGTTTCGTTCTTACTGCGGCGCATTGCATAATACCGAAGGGCATGAAAcctataaaagttattttgggtGTTACTGACTTCAATGATACAGAGCAATGGCAAGGCCGACTGGAGATAGATATCAAA GCAACCTACGTGCCACAGAACTATTCGAGTTTTTCTCATTACTTCGACATTGGATTAATTGAATTGGCCAGAGATGCCGATTTTAGTGTTAAGGTTTATCCAACATGCCTGCATACTGATCCAACTGATTTGCCCGAAAATACGGAAACAATTGTGACTGGTTGGGGACGCACCGAAAGTAACA GTCTATCAAAACACTTAATGGCGGCCAAACTGAATCTGATACCGCTGCCAGAATGCAACGCaacattaaaatattacatTGATCGTCGCTTACGTCATGGGATTGATGAGACACAGCTGTGTGCTCTGGCGCCAGGGAAAGATGCCTGTTGGGGCGACTCTGGTGGGCCACTGCAGATAATTAAAGATAAAGCCTACAATAACTACAGAGTGGTGGGTGTAGTTTCATTTGGCTTAGTGTGTGGAGAAAATTTACCGGGTGTTTATATCAGAGTGCGagaatttttggattttattgAAAGTATTGTATGGCCTGAAGGATGA